A genomic stretch from Erysipelothrix sp. HDW6C includes:
- a CDS encoding NUDIX domain-containing protein, translated as MTNSLKVVNIVIVFNPSETEVLMCYRTKDPYKGLYNFLGGKKENNESNTESAYRELFEESGISSADIELTALFTTQYHRDGIELQVFFGTLKHAVDLVPEKHPLHWITIADQDFADNTKFAGQGNIKHMVEMLVNSQQGKGL; from the coding sequence ATGACTAATTCATTGAAAGTTGTTAATATCGTTATTGTTTTCAATCCCTCGGAAACAGAAGTACTTATGTGCTACCGTACTAAAGACCCTTATAAAGGTTTGTACAATTTTCTTGGTGGAAAAAAAGAAAACAATGAGAGCAATACAGAGTCTGCCTACCGTGAGCTTTTTGAAGAGTCGGGAATTTCATCGGCAGACATCGAACTTACAGCGTTATTTACAACACAATATCACCGTGATGGTATTGAACTTCAAGTTTTCTTTGGAACACTGAAACATGCAGTAGACTTGGTTCCTGAAAAACATCCGCTTCATTGGATAACAATAGCGGATCAAGACTTTGCCGATAATACAAAGTTTGCAGGACAAGGAAACATCAAGCATATGGTCGAAATGCTTGTGAATTCACAACAAGGCAAAGGATTATAA